A window of the Equus asinus isolate D_3611 breed Donkey chromosome 20, EquAss-T2T_v2, whole genome shotgun sequence genome harbors these coding sequences:
- the TRIP10 gene encoding cdc42-interacting protein 4 isoform X2 produces MDWGTELWDQFEVLERHTQWGLDLLDRYAKFVKERTEVEQAYAKQLRNLVKKYLPKRPVKDDPESKFSQHQSFVQILQEVNDFAGQRELVAENLSVRVCLELAKYSQEMKQERKMHFQEGRRAQQQLESGFKQLENSKRKFERDCREAEKAAQTAERLDQDINATKADVEKAKQQAHLRSHMAEESKNEYAAQLQRFNRDQAHFYFSQMPQIFDKLQDMDERRATHLGAGYGLLSDAELQVVPIIAKCLEGMKVAADAVDAKHDSQVLIELHKSGFARPGDVEFEDFSQPMNRAPSDSSLGTPSDGRPELRGPGRSRAKRWPFSKKNKPRPPPLSPLGGPLPSAMPNGPPSPRSGLDPLAILSEISKSVKPRLASFRSLRGSRGTVVTEDFSHLPPEQQRKRLQQQLEGRNRELQKEIDQREALKKMKDVYEKTPQMGDPASLEPRITETLNNIERLKLEVQKYEAWLAEAESRVLSNRGDSLGRHARPPDPPASAPPDSGSNNNGSQDNKESSEEPPSEEGQDAPIYTEFDEDFEEEPASPIGHCVAIYHFEGSSEGTISMAEGEDLSLMEEDKGDGWTRVRRKQGGEGYVPTSYLRVTLN; encoded by the exons ATGGACTGGGGCACCGAGCTGTGG GATCAGTTTGAGGTGCTGGAGCGGCACACGCAGTGGGGGCTGGACCTGTTGGACAGATACGCGAAGTTCGTGAAAGAGCGGACCGAGGTGGAACAGGCTTACGCGAAGCAGCTCAG GAACCTGGTGAAAAAATATCTGCCCAAGAGACCTGTTAAAGATGATCCTGAGTCCAA gttCAGCCAGCATCAGTCCTTCGTGCAGATTTTACAGGAGGTAAATGACTTCGCCGGCCAGCGGGAGCTGGTGGCCGAGAACCTCAGCGTCCGCGTGTGTCTCGAGCTGGCCAAGTACTCGCAGGAGATGAAACAGGAGAGAAAGATG CACTTCCAGGAGGGCCGCCGGGCCCAACAGCAGCTGGAAAGTGGCTTCAAACAGCTGGAGAAT AGTAAGCGTAAATTTGAGCGAGACTGCCGGGAAGCCGAGAAGGCAGCCCAGACGGCCGAGCGGCTAGACCAGGATATCAATGCCACCAAGGCCGATGTGGAGAAG GCCAAGCAACAAGCCCACCTTCGGAGCCACATggcagaagaaagcaaaaatgagTACGCAGCCCAACTACAGCGCTTCAACCGCGACCAGGCCCACTTCTACTTTTCCCAGATGCCCCAGATATTTGAT AAGCTGCAAGACATGGACGAGCGCCGGGCCACCCACCTGGGGGCTGGCTACGGGCTCCTGTCAGATGCTGAGCTGCAGGTGGTACCCATCATCGCCAAGTGTTTGGAGGGCATGAAGGTGGCTGCGGATGCTGTGGATGCCAAGCAC gactcCCAGGTCCTGATCGAGCTGCACAAGTCAGGCTTCGCCCGCCCTGGCGACGTGGAATTCGAAGACTTCAGCCAGCCCATGAACCGCGCGCCCTCGGACAGCAGCCTGGGCACCCCCTCAGATGGACGGCCCGAGCTCCGGGGCCCGGGCCGCAGTCGTGCCAAACGCTGGCCCTTCAGCAAGAAGAACAAG CCGCgtcccccacccctctcccccctGGGGGGCCCCCTGCCCTCGGCAATGCCTAATGGACCCCCGTCCCCCCGCTCCGGCCTCGACCCCTTGGCCATACTGAGCGAGATCAGTAAGTCGGTCAAACCGCGGCTAGCATCCTTCCGCAGCCTTCGAGGCAGCCGTGGG ACAGTGGTGACTGAGGATTTCAGCCACTTGCCCCCAGAGCAACAGAGAAAGCGGCTTCAGCAGCAGCTGGAAGGACGGAATCGTGAACTACAGAAGGAGATCGACCAGAG GGAAGccctgaagaaaatgaaggatGTATATGAGAAGACGCCCCAGATGGGGGACCCCGCCAGCTTGGAGCCCCGGATCACGGAAACCCTGAACAACATCGAAAGGCTGAAGTTGGAAGTGCAGAAGTATGAG GCTTGGCTAGCTGAAGCTGAGAGCCGGGTCTTGAGCAACCGGGGGGACAGCCTGGGCCGGCACGCCCGGCCTCCAGACCCCCCAGCCAGCGCCCCACCAGACAGCGGCAGCAACAACAACGGCTCCCAGGACAACAAGGAGAG CTCTGAAGAGCCTCCCTCCGAGGAGGGTCAGGACGCCCCCATCTACACGGAGTTCGATGAGGATTTTGAGGAGGAGCCCGCATCCCCCATAGGCCACTGTGTGGCCATCTACCACTTTGAAG GGTCCAGCGAGGGCACCATCTCCATGGCCGAGGGTGAAGACCTCAGTCTCATGGAAGAGGACAAAGGCGACGGCTGGACCCGGGTCAGGCGGAAACAGGGAGGCGAGGGCTATGTGCCCACCTCCTACCTCCGTGTGACGCTCAACTGA
- the TRIP10 gene encoding cdc42-interacting protein 4 isoform X1: protein MDWGTELWDQFEVLERHTQWGLDLLDRYAKFVKERTEVEQAYAKQLRNLVKKYLPKRPVKDDPESKFSQHQSFVQILQEVNDFAGQRELVAENLSVRVCLELAKYSQEMKQERKMHFQEGRRAQQQLESGFKQLENSKRKFERDCREAEKAAQTAERLDQDINATKADVEKAKQQAHLRSHMAEESKNEYAAQLQRFNRDQAHFYFSQMPQIFDKLQDMDERRATHLGAGYGLLSDAELQVVPIIAKCLEGMKVAADAVDAKHDSQVLIELHKSGFARPGDVEFEDFSQPMNRAPSDSSLGTPSDGRPELRGPGRSRAKRWPFSKKNKTVVTEDFSHLPPEQQRKRLQQQLEGRNRELQKEIDQREALKKMKDVYEKTPQMGDPASLEPRITETLNNIERLKLEVQKYEAWLAEAESRVLSNRGDSLGRHARPPDPPASAPPDSGSNNNGSQDNKESSEEPPSEEGQDAPIYTEFDEDFEEEPASPIGHCVAIYHFEGSSEGTISMAEGEDLSLMEEDKGDGWTRVRRKQGGEGYVPTSYLRVTLN from the exons ATGGACTGGGGCACCGAGCTGTGG GATCAGTTTGAGGTGCTGGAGCGGCACACGCAGTGGGGGCTGGACCTGTTGGACAGATACGCGAAGTTCGTGAAAGAGCGGACCGAGGTGGAACAGGCTTACGCGAAGCAGCTCAG GAACCTGGTGAAAAAATATCTGCCCAAGAGACCTGTTAAAGATGATCCTGAGTCCAA gttCAGCCAGCATCAGTCCTTCGTGCAGATTTTACAGGAGGTAAATGACTTCGCCGGCCAGCGGGAGCTGGTGGCCGAGAACCTCAGCGTCCGCGTGTGTCTCGAGCTGGCCAAGTACTCGCAGGAGATGAAACAGGAGAGAAAGATG CACTTCCAGGAGGGCCGCCGGGCCCAACAGCAGCTGGAAAGTGGCTTCAAACAGCTGGAGAAT AGTAAGCGTAAATTTGAGCGAGACTGCCGGGAAGCCGAGAAGGCAGCCCAGACGGCCGAGCGGCTAGACCAGGATATCAATGCCACCAAGGCCGATGTGGAGAAG GCCAAGCAACAAGCCCACCTTCGGAGCCACATggcagaagaaagcaaaaatgagTACGCAGCCCAACTACAGCGCTTCAACCGCGACCAGGCCCACTTCTACTTTTCCCAGATGCCCCAGATATTTGAT AAGCTGCAAGACATGGACGAGCGCCGGGCCACCCACCTGGGGGCTGGCTACGGGCTCCTGTCAGATGCTGAGCTGCAGGTGGTACCCATCATCGCCAAGTGTTTGGAGGGCATGAAGGTGGCTGCGGATGCTGTGGATGCCAAGCAC gactcCCAGGTCCTGATCGAGCTGCACAAGTCAGGCTTCGCCCGCCCTGGCGACGTGGAATTCGAAGACTTCAGCCAGCCCATGAACCGCGCGCCCTCGGACAGCAGCCTGGGCACCCCCTCAGATGGACGGCCCGAGCTCCGGGGCCCGGGCCGCAGTCGTGCCAAACGCTGGCCCTTCAGCAAGAAGAACAAG ACAGTGGTGACTGAGGATTTCAGCCACTTGCCCCCAGAGCAACAGAGAAAGCGGCTTCAGCAGCAGCTGGAAGGACGGAATCGTGAACTACAGAAGGAGATCGACCAGAG GGAAGccctgaagaaaatgaaggatGTATATGAGAAGACGCCCCAGATGGGGGACCCCGCCAGCTTGGAGCCCCGGATCACGGAAACCCTGAACAACATCGAAAGGCTGAAGTTGGAAGTGCAGAAGTATGAG GCTTGGCTAGCTGAAGCTGAGAGCCGGGTCTTGAGCAACCGGGGGGACAGCCTGGGCCGGCACGCCCGGCCTCCAGACCCCCCAGCCAGCGCCCCACCAGACAGCGGCAGCAACAACAACGGCTCCCAGGACAACAAGGAGAG CTCTGAAGAGCCTCCCTCCGAGGAGGGTCAGGACGCCCCCATCTACACGGAGTTCGATGAGGATTTTGAGGAGGAGCCCGCATCCCCCATAGGCCACTGTGTGGCCATCTACCACTTTGAAG GGTCCAGCGAGGGCACCATCTCCATGGCCGAGGGTGAAGACCTCAGTCTCATGGAAGAGGACAAAGGCGACGGCTGGACCCGGGTCAGGCGGAAACAGGGAGGCGAGGGCTATGTGCCCACCTCCTACCTCCGTGTGACGCTCAACTGA
- the SH2D3A gene encoding SH2 domain-containing protein 3A isoform X1, with product MQVPQDGEDIASQPWYHGPLSRQKAEALLQQDGDFLVRASGSRGGHPVISCRWRGSALHFEVLRVALRPRPGRPTTLFQLEDERFPSLPALVRSYVTGQRPLSQATGAVASRLVARQRPIRRSLSEDTLLDSPAQIEPLRARKRSDSQPAGLEHVGQSREGLSGPGASAVPLSALPRTGSDPVLLTTPAPLGSIADSLRASDGQLHAKAPNKPPRTPSLMLPDASGRPPTYCELVPRVPSAQRTPAGHSCPEPEAPWWEAEEEEEEDEENRCFSRPQAEVSFCPPDNPFCMLGPQNRPLEPEVLRTLRGLFLEHHPGSTALHLLLVDCQATGLLGVTKAQRDAMGVASGLELLTLPHGRRLRLELLERHEALALAGALAVLGCAGPLEERAAALRGLVELALALRPGAAGDLPGLAAVMSALLMPQVSRLERTWRQLRRSHTEAALAFEQELKPLMRALDEGAGPCDPGEVALPHVAPAVRLLEGEELPGPLDESCERLLRTLHGARQMARDAPRFRKAAAGRLRGFRPDPELREALTTGFVRRLLWGSRGAGAPRAARLEKFQRVLSVLSQRLEPDG from the exons ATGCAGGTGCCACAGGATGGAGAGGACATTGCCAGCCAACCCTGGTACCATGGCCCCCTGTCCCGCCAG AAGGCTGAAGCCCTCCTTCAGCAAGATGGTGACTTCTTGGTTCGTGCCTCTGGGTCCCGTGGGGGCCACCCTGTGATCTCCTGCCGCTGGCGGGGCTCGGCCCTACACTTTGAAGTGCTCCGTGTGGCCCTGCGTCCCCGGCCAGGCCGGCCCACGACCCTCTTTCAGCTGGAGGATGAACGTTTCCCAAGCCTGCCAGCCCTGGTTCGCAGCTATGTGACCGGCCAGCGCCCACTGTCCCAGGCCACAGGGGCTGTGGCCTCCAGGCTGGTGGCACGGCAAAGGCCTATTCGACGTAGCCTTAGCGAGGACACCCTCCTAGACAGCCCAGCTCAGATAGAGCCACTCAG GGCTCGGAAGAGGAGTGACAGTCAGCCAGCAGGCTTGGAGCATGTGGGACAGTCAAGAGAAGGCCTCTCCGGACCAG GAGCCTCTGCTGTGCCCCTATCTGCCCTGCCTCGGACGGGTAGTGACCCTGTATTGCTGACGACCCCAGCTCCCCTGGGATCCATTGCTGACAGCCTCAGGGCCTCCGATGGGCAGCTTCACGCCAAGGCCCCAAACAAGCCACCTCGAACACCGTCCCTCATGCTGCCTGATGCCTCTGGACGCCCCCCCACATACTGTGAGCTGGTGCCCCGAGTGCCCAGTGCCCAGAGAACACCCGCTGGCCACAGCTGCCCAGAGCCAGAGGCCCCGTGgtgggaggctgaggaggaggaggaggaggacgaagAGAACAGATGTTTTTCAAGACCACAGGCCGAGGTCTCCTTCTGCCCCCCTGACAACCCCTTCTGCATGCTGGGCCCCCAGAATCGGCCCCTTGAACCCGAAGTCCTGCGTACTCTTCGGGGCCTGTTCCTGGAGCATCATCCTGGGAGCACCGCCCTCCACCTGCTACTGGTGGACTGCCAG GCCACAGGGCTCCTGGGAGTGACCAAGGCTCAGCGGGACGCCATGGGGGTCGCCTCCGGCCTGGAGCTGCTCACACTTCCCCATGGGCGCCGCTTGAGGTTGGAACTGCTGGAGAG GCACGAGGCGCTGGCGCTGGCCGGGGCGCTGGCGGTGCTGGGCTGCGCGGGGCCGCTGGAGGAGCGCGCGGCCGCCCTGAGGGGCCTGGTGGAGCTGGCACTGGCACTGCGGCCAGGGGCGGCGGGGGACCTGCCCGGACTGGCCGCGGTCATGAGTGCCTTGCTCATGCCCCAG GTGTCCCGGCTGGAACGCACGTGGCGCCAGCTCCGAAGGAGCCACACCGAGGCTGCGCTGGCCTTCGAGCAGGAGCTGAAGCCGCTGATGCGGGCGCTGGATGAGGGCGCCG GACCCTGTGACCCGGGCGAGGTGGCGCTGCCGCACGTGGCACCCGCGGTGCGCCTGCTGGAGGGCGAGGAACTCCCGGGGCCGCTCGACGAGAGCTGCGAGCGCCTGCTGCGCACCCTGCACGGGGCGCGTCAGATGGCCCGGGACGCGCCCAGGTTCCGCAAGGCGGCGGCCGGGCGCCTGAGAG GATTCCGTCCAGACCCGGAGCTGAGAGAGGCCCTAACCACTGGCTTCGTGCGGAGGCTGCTCTGGGGGAGCCGGGGCGCGGGGGCGCCGCGGGCCGCCCGTCTGGAGAAGTTCCAGCGCGTCCTCAGCGTCCTGTCGCAGCGCCTGGAGCCCGACGGCTGA
- the SH2D3A gene encoding SH2 domain-containing protein 3A isoform X4, whose protein sequence is MERTLPANPGTMAPCPARARKRSDSQPAGLEHVGQSREGLSGPGASAVPLSALPRTGSDPVLLTTPAPLGSIADSLRASDGQLHAKAPNKPPRTPSLMLPDASGRPPTYCELVPRVPSAQRTPAGHSCPEPEAPWWEAEEEEEEDEENRCFSRPQAEVSFCPPDNPFCMLGPQNRPLEPEVLRTLRGLFLEHHPGSTALHLLLVDCQATGLLGVTKAQRDAMGVASGLELLTLPHGRRLRLELLERHEALALAGALAVLGCAGPLEERAAALRGLVELALALRPGAAGDLPGLAAVMSALLMPQVSRLERTWRQLRRSHTEAALAFEQELKPLMRALDEGAGPCDPGEVALPHVAPAVRLLEGEELPGPLDESCERLLRTLHGARQMARDAPRFRKAAAGRLRGFRPDPELREALTTGFVRRLLWGSRGAGAPRAARLEKFQRVLSVLSQRLEPDG, encoded by the exons ATGGAGAGGACATTGCCAGCCAACCCTGGTACCATGGCCCCCTGTCCCGCCAG GGCTCGGAAGAGGAGTGACAGTCAGCCAGCAGGCTTGGAGCATGTGGGACAGTCAAGAGAAGGCCTCTCCGGACCAG GAGCCTCTGCTGTGCCCCTATCTGCCCTGCCTCGGACGGGTAGTGACCCTGTATTGCTGACGACCCCAGCTCCCCTGGGATCCATTGCTGACAGCCTCAGGGCCTCCGATGGGCAGCTTCACGCCAAGGCCCCAAACAAGCCACCTCGAACACCGTCCCTCATGCTGCCTGATGCCTCTGGACGCCCCCCCACATACTGTGAGCTGGTGCCCCGAGTGCCCAGTGCCCAGAGAACACCCGCTGGCCACAGCTGCCCAGAGCCAGAGGCCCCGTGgtgggaggctgaggaggaggaggaggaggacgaagAGAACAGATGTTTTTCAAGACCACAGGCCGAGGTCTCCTTCTGCCCCCCTGACAACCCCTTCTGCATGCTGGGCCCCCAGAATCGGCCCCTTGAACCCGAAGTCCTGCGTACTCTTCGGGGCCTGTTCCTGGAGCATCATCCTGGGAGCACCGCCCTCCACCTGCTACTGGTGGACTGCCAG GCCACAGGGCTCCTGGGAGTGACCAAGGCTCAGCGGGACGCCATGGGGGTCGCCTCCGGCCTGGAGCTGCTCACACTTCCCCATGGGCGCCGCTTGAGGTTGGAACTGCTGGAGAG GCACGAGGCGCTGGCGCTGGCCGGGGCGCTGGCGGTGCTGGGCTGCGCGGGGCCGCTGGAGGAGCGCGCGGCCGCCCTGAGGGGCCTGGTGGAGCTGGCACTGGCACTGCGGCCAGGGGCGGCGGGGGACCTGCCCGGACTGGCCGCGGTCATGAGTGCCTTGCTCATGCCCCAG GTGTCCCGGCTGGAACGCACGTGGCGCCAGCTCCGAAGGAGCCACACCGAGGCTGCGCTGGCCTTCGAGCAGGAGCTGAAGCCGCTGATGCGGGCGCTGGATGAGGGCGCCG GACCCTGTGACCCGGGCGAGGTGGCGCTGCCGCACGTGGCACCCGCGGTGCGCCTGCTGGAGGGCGAGGAACTCCCGGGGCCGCTCGACGAGAGCTGCGAGCGCCTGCTGCGCACCCTGCACGGGGCGCGTCAGATGGCCCGGGACGCGCCCAGGTTCCGCAAGGCGGCGGCCGGGCGCCTGAGAG GATTCCGTCCAGACCCGGAGCTGAGAGAGGCCCTAACCACTGGCTTCGTGCGGAGGCTGCTCTGGGGGAGCCGGGGCGCGGGGGCGCCGCGGGCCGCCCGTCTGGAGAAGTTCCAGCGCGTCCTCAGCGTCCTGTCGCAGCGCCTGGAGCCCGACGGCTGA
- the SH2D3A gene encoding SH2 domain-containing protein 3A isoform X2, with protein sequence MQVPQDGEDIASQPWYHGPLSRQAEALLQQDGDFLVRASGSRGGHPVISCRWRGSALHFEVLRVALRPRPGRPTTLFQLEDERFPSLPALVRSYVTGQRPLSQATGAVASRLVARQRPIRRSLSEDTLLDSPAQIEPLRARKRSDSQPAGLEHVGQSREGLSGPGASAVPLSALPRTGSDPVLLTTPAPLGSIADSLRASDGQLHAKAPNKPPRTPSLMLPDASGRPPTYCELVPRVPSAQRTPAGHSCPEPEAPWWEAEEEEEEDEENRCFSRPQAEVSFCPPDNPFCMLGPQNRPLEPEVLRTLRGLFLEHHPGSTALHLLLVDCQATGLLGVTKAQRDAMGVASGLELLTLPHGRRLRLELLERHEALALAGALAVLGCAGPLEERAAALRGLVELALALRPGAAGDLPGLAAVMSALLMPQVSRLERTWRQLRRSHTEAALAFEQELKPLMRALDEGAGPCDPGEVALPHVAPAVRLLEGEELPGPLDESCERLLRTLHGARQMARDAPRFRKAAAGRLRGFRPDPELREALTTGFVRRLLWGSRGAGAPRAARLEKFQRVLSVLSQRLEPDG encoded by the exons ATGCAGGTGCCACAGGATGGAGAGGACATTGCCAGCCAACCCTGGTACCATGGCCCCCTGTCCCGCCAG GCTGAAGCCCTCCTTCAGCAAGATGGTGACTTCTTGGTTCGTGCCTCTGGGTCCCGTGGGGGCCACCCTGTGATCTCCTGCCGCTGGCGGGGCTCGGCCCTACACTTTGAAGTGCTCCGTGTGGCCCTGCGTCCCCGGCCAGGCCGGCCCACGACCCTCTTTCAGCTGGAGGATGAACGTTTCCCAAGCCTGCCAGCCCTGGTTCGCAGCTATGTGACCGGCCAGCGCCCACTGTCCCAGGCCACAGGGGCTGTGGCCTCCAGGCTGGTGGCACGGCAAAGGCCTATTCGACGTAGCCTTAGCGAGGACACCCTCCTAGACAGCCCAGCTCAGATAGAGCCACTCAG GGCTCGGAAGAGGAGTGACAGTCAGCCAGCAGGCTTGGAGCATGTGGGACAGTCAAGAGAAGGCCTCTCCGGACCAG GAGCCTCTGCTGTGCCCCTATCTGCCCTGCCTCGGACGGGTAGTGACCCTGTATTGCTGACGACCCCAGCTCCCCTGGGATCCATTGCTGACAGCCTCAGGGCCTCCGATGGGCAGCTTCACGCCAAGGCCCCAAACAAGCCACCTCGAACACCGTCCCTCATGCTGCCTGATGCCTCTGGACGCCCCCCCACATACTGTGAGCTGGTGCCCCGAGTGCCCAGTGCCCAGAGAACACCCGCTGGCCACAGCTGCCCAGAGCCAGAGGCCCCGTGgtgggaggctgaggaggaggaggaggaggacgaagAGAACAGATGTTTTTCAAGACCACAGGCCGAGGTCTCCTTCTGCCCCCCTGACAACCCCTTCTGCATGCTGGGCCCCCAGAATCGGCCCCTTGAACCCGAAGTCCTGCGTACTCTTCGGGGCCTGTTCCTGGAGCATCATCCTGGGAGCACCGCCCTCCACCTGCTACTGGTGGACTGCCAG GCCACAGGGCTCCTGGGAGTGACCAAGGCTCAGCGGGACGCCATGGGGGTCGCCTCCGGCCTGGAGCTGCTCACACTTCCCCATGGGCGCCGCTTGAGGTTGGAACTGCTGGAGAG GCACGAGGCGCTGGCGCTGGCCGGGGCGCTGGCGGTGCTGGGCTGCGCGGGGCCGCTGGAGGAGCGCGCGGCCGCCCTGAGGGGCCTGGTGGAGCTGGCACTGGCACTGCGGCCAGGGGCGGCGGGGGACCTGCCCGGACTGGCCGCGGTCATGAGTGCCTTGCTCATGCCCCAG GTGTCCCGGCTGGAACGCACGTGGCGCCAGCTCCGAAGGAGCCACACCGAGGCTGCGCTGGCCTTCGAGCAGGAGCTGAAGCCGCTGATGCGGGCGCTGGATGAGGGCGCCG GACCCTGTGACCCGGGCGAGGTGGCGCTGCCGCACGTGGCACCCGCGGTGCGCCTGCTGGAGGGCGAGGAACTCCCGGGGCCGCTCGACGAGAGCTGCGAGCGCCTGCTGCGCACCCTGCACGGGGCGCGTCAGATGGCCCGGGACGCGCCCAGGTTCCGCAAGGCGGCGGCCGGGCGCCTGAGAG GATTCCGTCCAGACCCGGAGCTGAGAGAGGCCCTAACCACTGGCTTCGTGCGGAGGCTGCTCTGGGGGAGCCGGGGCGCGGGGGCGCCGCGGGCCGCCCGTCTGGAGAAGTTCCAGCGCGTCCTCAGCGTCCTGTCGCAGCGCCTGGAGCCCGACGGCTGA
- the SH2D3A gene encoding SH2 domain-containing protein 3A isoform X3, whose translation MSADIAKCPLGIEHPGWDPLDLSDWRARKRSDSQPAGLEHVGQSREGLSGPGASAVPLSALPRTGSDPVLLTTPAPLGSIADSLRASDGQLHAKAPNKPPRTPSLMLPDASGRPPTYCELVPRVPSAQRTPAGHSCPEPEAPWWEAEEEEEEDEENRCFSRPQAEVSFCPPDNPFCMLGPQNRPLEPEVLRTLRGLFLEHHPGSTALHLLLVDCQATGLLGVTKAQRDAMGVASGLELLTLPHGRRLRLELLERHEALALAGALAVLGCAGPLEERAAALRGLVELALALRPGAAGDLPGLAAVMSALLMPQVSRLERTWRQLRRSHTEAALAFEQELKPLMRALDEGAGPCDPGEVALPHVAPAVRLLEGEELPGPLDESCERLLRTLHGARQMARDAPRFRKAAAGRLRGFRPDPELREALTTGFVRRLLWGSRGAGAPRAARLEKFQRVLSVLSQRLEPDG comes from the exons ATGTCTGCtgacattgccaagtgtccctTGGGGATAGAGCACCCTGGTTGGGATCCACTGGACCTGAGTGACTGGAG GGCTCGGAAGAGGAGTGACAGTCAGCCAGCAGGCTTGGAGCATGTGGGACAGTCAAGAGAAGGCCTCTCCGGACCAG GAGCCTCTGCTGTGCCCCTATCTGCCCTGCCTCGGACGGGTAGTGACCCTGTATTGCTGACGACCCCAGCTCCCCTGGGATCCATTGCTGACAGCCTCAGGGCCTCCGATGGGCAGCTTCACGCCAAGGCCCCAAACAAGCCACCTCGAACACCGTCCCTCATGCTGCCTGATGCCTCTGGACGCCCCCCCACATACTGTGAGCTGGTGCCCCGAGTGCCCAGTGCCCAGAGAACACCCGCTGGCCACAGCTGCCCAGAGCCAGAGGCCCCGTGgtgggaggctgaggaggaggaggaggaggacgaagAGAACAGATGTTTTTCAAGACCACAGGCCGAGGTCTCCTTCTGCCCCCCTGACAACCCCTTCTGCATGCTGGGCCCCCAGAATCGGCCCCTTGAACCCGAAGTCCTGCGTACTCTTCGGGGCCTGTTCCTGGAGCATCATCCTGGGAGCACCGCCCTCCACCTGCTACTGGTGGACTGCCAG GCCACAGGGCTCCTGGGAGTGACCAAGGCTCAGCGGGACGCCATGGGGGTCGCCTCCGGCCTGGAGCTGCTCACACTTCCCCATGGGCGCCGCTTGAGGTTGGAACTGCTGGAGAG GCACGAGGCGCTGGCGCTGGCCGGGGCGCTGGCGGTGCTGGGCTGCGCGGGGCCGCTGGAGGAGCGCGCGGCCGCCCTGAGGGGCCTGGTGGAGCTGGCACTGGCACTGCGGCCAGGGGCGGCGGGGGACCTGCCCGGACTGGCCGCGGTCATGAGTGCCTTGCTCATGCCCCAG GTGTCCCGGCTGGAACGCACGTGGCGCCAGCTCCGAAGGAGCCACACCGAGGCTGCGCTGGCCTTCGAGCAGGAGCTGAAGCCGCTGATGCGGGCGCTGGATGAGGGCGCCG GACCCTGTGACCCGGGCGAGGTGGCGCTGCCGCACGTGGCACCCGCGGTGCGCCTGCTGGAGGGCGAGGAACTCCCGGGGCCGCTCGACGAGAGCTGCGAGCGCCTGCTGCGCACCCTGCACGGGGCGCGTCAGATGGCCCGGGACGCGCCCAGGTTCCGCAAGGCGGCGGCCGGGCGCCTGAGAG GATTCCGTCCAGACCCGGAGCTGAGAGAGGCCCTAACCACTGGCTTCGTGCGGAGGCTGCTCTGGGGGAGCCGGGGCGCGGGGGCGCCGCGGGCCGCCCGTCTGGAGAAGTTCCAGCGCGTCCTCAGCGTCCTGTCGCAGCGCCTGGAGCCCGACGGCTGA